The following are from one region of the Abditibacteriota bacterium genome:
- the kdsB gene encoding 3-deoxy-manno-octulosonate cytidylyltransferase codes for MKTCIIIPARMDSTRLPGKPLLDICGKPMIRRVYEGACRTGFEVYLALCDRELAEAAESFGAPYIMTRRDHRSGTDRIAEAAEKLDCDTVINLQGDEPLVDPRDIRVLADSLRDSDAEMATLIVPISKAEAADPNLVKVVCDQKGNALYFSRSPIPYDREPGAPYYGHIGIYAYRRSFLLKYPSMDRTPLERSESLEQLRALENGCRIRTLVVAEKPMGVDTPEDLERVRAIFEAADV; via the coding sequence TTGAAGACCTGTATCATCATACCTGCCCGGATGGATTCCACCAGACTTCCGGGGAAGCCTCTGCTGGATATATGCGGCAAGCCCATGATCCGACGGGTGTACGAAGGAGCCTGCCGGACCGGCTTCGAGGTGTATCTGGCCCTGTGCGACCGGGAGCTGGCAGAGGCGGCTGAGTCCTTCGGGGCCCCCTATATCATGACCCGCAGGGACCACAGGTCGGGCACAGACAGGATAGCCGAGGCAGCGGAAAAGCTGGACTGCGACACGGTGATCAATCTGCAGGGGGACGAGCCTCTGGTCGATCCCCGGGACATCAGGGTGCTGGCGGACTCTCTCCGGGACTCCGATGCTGAAATGGCCACCCTTATAGTGCCCATCAGCAAGGCGGAGGCCGCCGATCCGAACCTGGTGAAGGTGGTCTGCGACCAAAAGGGCAACGCCCTGTATTTTTCCCGGAGCCCCATTCCCTACGACAGAGAGCCGGGAGCTCCCTATTACGGACATATAGGCATATATGCCTATCGGCGCTCCTTCCTGCTGAAATATCCCTCTATGGACAGGACGCCTCTGGAGCGCTCCGAATCCCTGGAGCAGCTGAGAGCGCTGGAAAACGGCTGCCGCATCAGGACTCTGGTGGTGGCCGAAAAGCCCATGGGCGTGGACACCCCCGAGGACCTGGAGCGGGTGCGCGCCATATTTGAAGCGGCAGATGTGTAG
- the cysS gene encoding cysteine--tRNA ligase: protein MIRFYNTLGRKKQEFIPIKEGCAGIYSCGPTVYNYAHIGNLRSYIFADVLKKTLIYFGYDVRHVMNVTDVGHLTGDQDSGADKMERQAARTGKDVREIADFYEKAFFEDLSRLNIMTPTVICRATDHIQEMQDMVKTLLDKGFAYETEQAIYFDISRFPEYTELSGQSIQDKVVGARDEVNEDPDKRHPADFAVWFKCTGRFAEHLMRWPSPWGEGFPGWHIECSAMSIKYLGETFDIHTGGEDHVWVHHPNEIAQSQCCTGRKFVNYWMHGAFLVVGKDGEAKMSKSEGNFLRLQSLIDAGFEPVHYRYFTYQAHYRNMLKFTDESLTAARNAYERIRAFIMRAVQMKGPRPDWTGEYVTRFEEAISDDLNMPAAIGVMNEMINRAAETGEYNILEELFRFDRVLSLGFEDIAASVSSDSGEIDALIEERNRARAEKNWSRADEIRDQLAQRGIILEDTKTGTVWHKE from the coding sequence GTGATTAGATTCTACAATACCTTAGGCAGAAAAAAGCAGGAGTTCATCCCCATAAAGGAGGGCTGCGCAGGCATTTATTCCTGCGGACCCACAGTGTACAACTATGCCCATATAGGCAACCTGCGCTCCTATATCTTTGCCGACGTTCTCAAGAAGACCCTGATCTATTTCGGCTATGACGTGCGTCACGTGATGAACGTCACGGACGTAGGCCACCTGACCGGAGATCAGGACAGCGGCGCCGACAAGATGGAACGGCAGGCCGCCAGGACGGGCAAGGACGTGAGGGAGATAGCCGACTTTTACGAGAAGGCCTTTTTTGAGGATCTCAGCCGTCTCAACATCATGACCCCTACGGTGATCTGCAGGGCCACCGACCATATACAGGAAATGCAGGACATGGTGAAGACCCTGCTTGACAAGGGCTTTGCCTACGAGACCGAGCAGGCCATATATTTTGACATCAGCCGTTTTCCGGAATACACGGAGCTCTCCGGCCAGTCCATTCAGGACAAGGTGGTGGGCGCCCGGGACGAGGTCAACGAGGACCCGGACAAGAGGCACCCGGCAGACTTTGCCGTCTGGTTCAAATGCACCGGACGCTTTGCCGAACACCTTATGAGATGGCCTTCTCCCTGGGGCGAGGGCTTCCCCGGCTGGCACATAGAATGCTCCGCCATGAGCATCAAGTATCTGGGGGAGACCTTTGATATACACACAGGCGGGGAGGACCACGTGTGGGTGCACCATCCCAACGAGATAGCCCAGAGCCAGTGCTGCACCGGCAGAAAATTCGTGAACTACTGGATGCACGGCGCCTTTCTGGTGGTGGGCAAGGACGGCGAAGCCAAGATGAGCAAGTCCGAGGGCAATTTCCTCCGGCTCCAGTCTCTCATTGACGCCGGCTTTGAGCCCGTGCACTACAGATATTTCACCTATCAGGCCCATTACAGGAACATGCTGAAGTTCACCGACGAGTCCCTTACGGCAGCCCGCAACGCCTATGAGAGGATCAGGGCCTTTATCATGAGGGCCGTTCAGATGAAGGGCCCCAGGCCCGACTGGACCGGCGAATACGTCACCCGTTTCGAGGAGGCTATCTCCGACGACCTGAACATGCCCGCCGCCATAGGCGTGATGAACGAGATGATCAACAGGGCTGCGGAGACCGGCGAATACAATATACTGGAGGAGCTCTTCAGGTTTGACCGGGTCCTCAGCCTGGGCTTTGAAGACATAGCCGCCTCCGTGTCCTCGGACAGCGGGGAGATAGACGCCCTTATAGAAGAGAGGAACCGGGCCCGGGCCGAAAAGAACTGGTCCAGGGCCGACGAGATCAGAGACCAACTGGCACAGAGAGGCATCATACTCGAAGATACCAAGACCGGCACCGTGTGGCACAAGGAGTAA
- the cysE gene encoding serine O-acetyltransferase, with the protein MCRTLKSDVAAVFRNDPAARSLPEVLTYAGLHAVCWYRAAHFFHVHGLKLLARIISQSARFWTGIEIHPGAVIGSGLFIDHGMGVVIGETAEIGNDCVLYHGVTLGGVSMSRSKRHPTLGNNVIIGAGAKVLGNITLGDNVRVGANAVVLKDVPADTSVVGVPGRVVLQKQKEDEDRLTHGRNLDPEGEQIRCMINKLEDMEKRLKILESENNNGD; encoded by the coding sequence ATGTGTAGGACCCTGAAAAGCGACGTAGCCGCCGTATTCAGAAACGACCCGGCAGCCCGGAGCCTACCGGAGGTGCTGACCTATGCGGGCCTTCACGCCGTGTGCTGGTACAGGGCGGCCCATTTCTTTCACGTCCACGGGCTGAAGCTCCTGGCCAGGATCATCAGCCAGTCCGCCCGTTTCTGGACGGGCATAGAGATACACCCGGGGGCAGTCATAGGCTCCGGACTCTTTATAGATCACGGCATGGGAGTGGTCATAGGCGAGACCGCCGAGATAGGCAACGACTGCGTGCTCTACCACGGAGTCACTCTGGGGGGCGTCAGTATGTCCCGGTCCAAGAGGCATCCCACTCTGGGAAACAATGTGATCATAGGCGCGGGAGCCAAGGTGCTGGGCAATATCACTCTGGGCGACAACGTGAGAGTGGGGGCCAACGCCGTGGTGCTGAAGGACGTGCCGGCCGATACCTCGGTGGTGGGAGTCCCCGGCAGAGTGGTGCTGCAGAAACAAAAGGAAGACGAAGACCGTCTCACTCACGGCAGGAACCTGGACCCCGAGGGCGAGCAGATACGCTGCATGATCAACAAGCTCGAGGACATGGAAAAGAGACTGAAAATATTGGAAAGCGAGAATAACAACGGTGATTAG
- the dprA gene encoding DNA-processing protein DprA — protein sequence MTDQELSAWLRFCHCELAPDTAFEILCRFECDIEALMGDRAFFADRFASSPKQLDRILHWTEADVSKDLKYLERQQIRLIPFSSPEYPQKLKYITDPPCALFVKGKADLNSEAPVLAVVGSRHADYYGLYMAETITRDLSKNGFIIVSGGARGIDSAAHRGSMKGKGETWSVFGCGLGVDYPPENSLLFMDIVESGGSLLSEYHPASRIDRYKFPLRNRIIAGLCDAILVIQAPVKSGSLITAALARDCGKDVYAVPGNADNDKNSGTNLLIKDGCPLIENADDVAFNMGYTVLLAPDTSADSLSEKEKAVFDCITTIPIGDYAISEKTGLPTEELSGVLTGLEVKGVVKRVPGNRFVRSVLS from the coding sequence ATGACCGACCAAGAGCTTTCGGCATGGCTGCGCTTTTGTCACTGCGAGCTCGCTCCCGATACTGCCTTTGAGATCCTGTGCCGCTTTGAGTGCGATATAGAAGCGCTGATGGGGGACAGGGCCTTTTTTGCCGACAGGTTCGCCTCGTCTCCCAAACAGCTGGACAGGATCCTTCACTGGACGGAGGCGGACGTGTCAAAGGATCTGAAGTATCTGGAGCGCCAGCAGATCAGGCTCATTCCGTTTAGCTCTCCCGAGTATCCGCAAAAGCTGAAATACATCACCGATCCTCCCTGCGCTCTGTTTGTCAAGGGCAAGGCCGATCTCAACAGCGAGGCTCCCGTACTGGCCGTGGTAGGCTCCAGACACGCCGATTATTACGGCCTCTACATGGCGGAGACCATCACCCGGGATCTTTCCAAGAACGGCTTTATCATAGTCAGCGGCGGCGCCCGGGGCATCGACAGCGCCGCTCACAGGGGCTCCATGAAGGGCAAGGGCGAGACCTGGTCCGTGTTCGGCTGCGGCCTGGGGGTGGATTATCCTCCCGAGAACAGCCTGCTGTTTATGGATATAGTGGAGTCCGGCGGCTCTCTCCTGAGCGAGTATCACCCCGCCAGCAGGATAGACAGATACAAGTTCCCCCTGCGCAACAGGATCATAGCGGGCCTGTGCGACGCTATACTGGTGATACAGGCCCCCGTGAAGTCCGGCTCCCTGATCACCGCCGCCCTGGCCAGAGACTGCGGCAAGGACGTATATGCGGTGCCCGGCAATGCGGACAACGACAAGAATTCCGGCACCAATCTGCTTATCAAGGACGGGTGCCCTCTCATAGAAAACGCAGACGACGTGGCCTTTAATATGGGCTACACGGTGCTCCTGGCTCCCGACACATCTGCAGACTCCCTGTCGGAGAAGGAAAAGGCCGTGTTTGACTGCATCACCACCATTCCCATAGGCGACTACGCCATATCGGAAAAGACCGGCCTCCCCACGGAAGAGCTGTCCGGGGTGCTGACCGGGCTGGAGGTCAAGGGAGTCGTCAAAAGAGTGCCCGGCAACCGCTTTGTAAGGAGTGTATTGTCTTGA
- a CDS encoding PQQ-binding-like beta-propeller repeat protein encodes MKKSILGVILLIAAVAVMSAAGAYAQVLTQTVNAQNTGYTEGDLDLPLVYSFDRQIKYSAASSYATGGMAGGVAGGGVAGGGMAVAGVAGGTTGGQYGNGTNIATSRIGIGDKSILVGTSTKVYSYEKNKGRLNWQYPSQNDMENGITCVPEAEGGKVFFSTTKMLYALDEETGEVLKMRNIPNTTAAMLNAENGILYFSAGDGKIYRLDPETLEDAAPALTAENRNAVSAGARAILSNGFTIKDDLLISKSDTNTIYGFDLASGANTFQLGADGVIRGFMPIITDDYILVTTDKAVIVYTRSGKEHAMQKFSHTITCAPVTDGQNVYVATANQNLYSLRFTNSRMEQNWKKPYNMGQTISQLIALTDNVLLCACKSGFLFALDRETGAICWSNQSGRTMNNSTVSIPGYTPPTASMMGMGGMMGTMGAAGTMGTTGMTGGMTAVSQPINTKIVDGIEEVELQDILKNYSKSFVPSGLVGNAVYNNGTLAYITADGYLMVRSNGGAADKKAPEILSYYPGYDTNSRKISALPPITFKISATDKSSGVDFTTAKLTCEDSQGGEYDVRLVYDLDNQIFYGVLSKPKTSVVSPYPSGTFTSVFSVSDYAGNELNFEFSFDLDTGLQPIRTMSDTSLKYLDVGTGSVYGGQLNQLMKDAESSGTKKGGAVSSQTETSGNNNSGSSTTTAASAVSARSESGSSLQDGYDENGNYVAYDNGMSVDVVATDTDEDTSFDGYPEEGFPPFPPF; translated from the coding sequence GTGAAGAAGTCAATCTTAGGCGTCATTTTGTTGATCGCCGCAGTGGCCGTCATGTCTGCAGCCGGCGCTTACGCGCAGGTGCTGACACAGACCGTCAATGCGCAAAATACCGGCTATACGGAAGGTGATCTGGACCTGCCCCTGGTATATTCTTTTGACAGGCAGATCAAGTATTCCGCTGCCTCTTCCTACGCCACCGGCGGTATGGCCGGCGGAGTGGCCGGAGGCGGTGTGGCCGGAGGCGGCATGGCTGTGGCCGGAGTGGCAGGCGGCACCACCGGCGGCCAGTACGGCAACGGGACCAATATCGCTACCTCGCGTATCGGAATAGGAGACAAGAGCATCCTGGTGGGTACCTCCACCAAGGTGTATTCCTACGAGAAGAACAAGGGACGCCTCAATTGGCAGTACCCTTCTCAGAATGACATGGAGAACGGCATCACCTGCGTCCCCGAGGCCGAAGGCGGCAAGGTGTTCTTCAGCACCACCAAGATGCTTTACGCTCTGGATGAGGAGACCGGCGAAGTCCTGAAGATGCGCAACATCCCCAATACCACTGCGGCCATGCTCAACGCCGAGAACGGCATTCTGTATTTCTCCGCCGGCGACGGAAAGATCTACAGACTGGATCCCGAGACTCTCGAGGATGCTGCTCCCGCCCTCACTGCCGAGAACAGGAACGCTGTTTCCGCAGGCGCCAGAGCCATTCTGTCCAACGGGTTCACCATCAAGGATGACCTGCTGATCAGCAAGTCCGATACCAACACCATCTACGGCTTTGATCTGGCCAGCGGAGCCAACACCTTCCAGCTGGGTGCCGACGGCGTCATCAGAGGCTTTATGCCCATCATCACCGACGACTACATTCTGGTCACCACCGACAAGGCGGTCATAGTCTATACCCGCTCCGGCAAGGAGCACGCTATGCAGAAGTTCTCCCACACCATCACGTGCGCTCCCGTCACCGACGGCCAGAACGTGTACGTGGCTACTGCCAACCAGAATCTCTACTCCCTCAGGTTCACCAACAGCAGGATGGAGCAGAATTGGAAAAAGCCCTACAACATGGGCCAGACCATTTCTCAGCTCATAGCTCTCACCGACAACGTTCTGCTGTGCGCCTGCAAGAGCGGCTTCCTGTTTGCTCTGGATCGGGAGACCGGCGCCATCTGCTGGTCCAACCAGTCCGGCAGGACCATGAACAATTCCACCGTGTCCATCCCCGGCTATACGCCTCCCACCGCTTCCATGATGGGAATGGGCGGCATGATGGGGACCATGGGCGCCGCAGGGACCATGGGGACCACCGGTATGACCGGCGGCATGACTGCCGTGTCTCAGCCTATCAACACCAAGATAGTGGACGGCATCGAGGAAGTGGAGCTGCAGGACATCCTGAAGAACTACTCCAAGTCCTTCGTCCCCTCCGGTCTGGTGGGCAACGCCGTTTACAATAACGGCACTCTGGCCTACATCACCGCCGACGGCTATCTGATGGTCAGGTCCAACGGGGGCGCCGCCGACAAGAAGGCTCCCGAGATACTGAGCTATTATCCCGGCTACGACACCAATTCCCGGAAGATATCCGCTCTGCCTCCCATCACCTTCAAGATCTCGGCGACGGACAAGAGCTCCGGCGTGGACTTTACCACCGCGAAGCTGACCTGCGAGGACAGTCAGGGCGGCGAATATGACGTGCGGCTGGTCTATGATCTGGACAACCAGATCTTCTACGGCGTGCTGAGCAAGCCCAAGACCTCCGTAGTCTCGCCTTATCCCTCCGGGACCTTTACCTCTGTCTTCTCTGTCAGCGACTACGCCGGCAACGAGCTGAATTTTGAGTTCAGCTTCGATCTGGACACCGGCCTGCAGCCCATAAGGACTATGTCGGATACTTCGCTGAAATATCTGGACGTAGGCACAGGCTCCGTGTACGGAGGCCAGCTGAACCAGCTGATGAAGGACGCCGAGTCCTCCGGGACGAAAAAAGGCGGAGCAGTCAGCTCGCAAACAGAAACTTCCGGAAATAACAACAGCGGCAGCAGCACCACCACTGCTGCCTCTGCTGTTTCAGCGAGGAGCGAAAGCGGCTCCTCTCTGCAGGACGGCTATGACGAAAACGGCAACTACGTGGCTTATGACAACGGCATGAGTGTGGACGTGGTGGCCACGGACACCGACGAAGATACGTCCTTTGACGGATACCCCGAAGAAGGGTTTCCTCCCTTTCCTCCTTTCTAA